The DNA window TTAATGTATATAGCACTTCACATAATAGTGATGCTAAAATAGCGATTAACATAATGCTTAGTCCTTCATAAAAACTGCCATTAATACATGCCCCTGCAATACGACCCATGGTCTGTAATAACAATACAGTACTAAGAATGCATAAAACAATCATGCAAAAACCAATAATGGCTTGCAATATAATCGGTATGGATGTAAGAATCAACATAATACCTGCCGTAAGCGTAATCATAGCTACTACTAATTGGGCAAAGGCCATCATATGTAATACACCGGTAACTACGCCACGAATGTAGAACTTACGTTTTTGCAACATTGCGTAACCTAGCAAGATACCGGACATAAGCGCCGCTTTTAAAATTACCCACGCAAACCGACCGATATTCCAAAACTCACGCGGTTTACTTAAGTGTTCAAAAAAGACTTGTATCTCATGTTGACCTACGGGAAGCGCAAACATTTGCCACTTCACTAATAGTGATGAGTTGCGTATCAAAGCACGTATAGCATCTAGATATACACTTTCACCGACGATGGTAAATTGATAGCATATGAGCGTCAATACGAGCATCCAAGAAAGCTGTCCATAGGTAACATCATAGTGGTACATTCGTGGATTTTTTTCTTCAATGGGGTTTAATAAGCGATATACGAACTCTACTAAACCTGCCATCATACCTCTCACCACCTTTTACTCAACAAGAATAGCATCATTCTATTTAGAATGATGCAACACACAACACAACGATTACGAATTTATAACAATTATTTTATTTTTAATTCATACTCTGTTCATCATTATAGCACAAAAGCAAGGTATATTCATACCTTGCTTTCATATTTTTCATACTATGTAATTATCTAGATGAAACAAGCATAACCATGCCCACCAATATGCCAATAAGTACTACTGGAATTAAAGATGCCAAAAGCCCAATACCAAATGTTGCTAGACGTCCCTTTTCGATTTGACGTGCCATAAGTGTTAAGCTCAACCAGAAATACCAAATGTATAAGACAATTTGCAAAATAATATAGGTAAAATTAATGATATGCAAAATAATCTGAGGTGCGTAAATATCTAAGCTCAGCCCCTGAATGATAAGAATCAAAATTACTTGAATAATCGATAAAACAAGGGATATGAACATCGAATATGCACTTTCATACCAACAAATCTTTAGTATAGACTCATAATTAGTATGAGCATCAAATTTATTGGCTACCCAACTAAAGAGCACCGAATAAATGGCTAATGTAACAAATGCTGATAATGCATATAATACTAATACAAAAAATCCAGCCCCAGCAAGAACCCCCAATGCAGCTCCTAGCTGTGGAGCCGAAACACCTAAAGAATAAGCCATTCCCGCTTGTATAATCCAACTCACAAGCAGACTAATGGCAAGCATCCCCATGGTACACGCGAATCCGCGTTGGATTGTACCAAACTCTACAATCTCTGGAATGCCACGTTTAAAAGGCTCTCTTATGAGTGCCCAAAGATCTAAATACCATTTTCGTTCCATATGTTCCCCTCCAAATACATCAAAAGCACATATATTTCTATCATTGTATCATAATACACTTTTAAATTAAATATAAATTCATTATAAACTATCCAAACAAATATAGTAATAAAAAAGTTGATAGACACCTAATAGCATCTATCAACATTTCTATTACATATGTATTTAAAGAGACATAGACAAGATAATACCACCTATGCCAAAGACAAAGGATACGATATAAAATGCAATACCTGTTATCCAAGGACTCAATCCAAATTGCTTAGACATCAGTTGAGCCATAACAAAAACATTAATGAGTTCTATGGTGCTTAATCCACCGGATCCGCCTTTAGCATGTAAATCCAAGAAAAGATAAATAGGCGCAGCAAAAAGTACAAAAATCAAATGGATCCAACTAGTAATACAACTATTTAAAAGCATGTCTGCCACTAGTTGCTTATATGTAACCTGCCCCTTAAAAACCTTAAAAATACCATATAAAATACCAGAAGATACAAGAACAAACGCTACAATTCCAAGTACATATCCAATGATAGGGACTAACTCAATCTCTACGGGGCTTATAATCTCCCAAATAAATGTTTTGAAAAATGGACTTTTGGGGAAAATTAGCGTTAAAATATGTAATCCCAAGTCAGTTACAATCGCTGATATAATCGCTAATAATAACATATTTTTAATAGTGATCAAGTGCATCCATTTTTCTATATATGGGCCAAATAAACTATTCATAATTCTATACCTTATAAATCTTCACTTTTAAATAATTGATATCCTTCAAAATAATAACTATGGTCAAGGCCTTTCATAAATAGTTCTCGATTATTGATATCACTGGTAAGTGCTTTAGCAAGAATAGCTTTTATTTCTAAGTCATTTACTGGACTTCGTTCCATAGCAGACAAATATTGCTCTTTATCTACCTGACTCCAATCAATAGTCTTTTGTAACTCTGAACACAACATATGATCAAGCCACAATCGCATGCTACGACCATTACCTTCTCTAAAAGGGTGCGCCACATTCATTTCTACATACTTTTCTACAATTTCATCAAAGGTAGATTGGGGCATATCTTCAATGGTTTTAACGGCTTCAGCAAGATACATAACCGGAACAAAGCGAAAATTTCCTTTTGCAATATTCACAGTTCGCAATGCACCGGCAAAATCATATATATCCTGGAATAATATAGTATGGATTCTTTGCAAGGTAGTCCACGTACCACTCGGCATATCATTAAGTAGATTTTCTTCAAACAGTGTTGTTGCTGCTTTTTTACTAATTCGTTCTTCTTCTCTAGCCAATGTTGGGGAATCGGTAATCCCCAATCTATTAGTGATAACCATGTTGGACCTCCTTTTGATTTATTTTCATTATATATATTATACTATAGGCTCCAAAATTATAGATATTACAACTTTAAATCTTACGTACAATGCGTAGAGCTAAAAAAGCAGCCCTATAAGGGCTGCTTTTTCGTTCATCTTATTGTAAAGATGCTGCAATTTTTGTAAGGTTTTCATCCATACGTTCTAAGTATGTTTTATTATCTTCGTTGCTTTCGATTGTGTAAATAGTTTCTACCTTAGCACCAACTTCGCTTGCCAAAGTTTTAGAAACTTCTGGGCTAGCCATTTCTTCTGCAAAGATAGTAGTGATATTGTTTTCTTTACAATATTTGATGAGTTCAGCCAATTGAGCCGCATTTGGTTCACCTTCGGCAAATACATCTTCTACACTATTTTGTTCTAACCCAAAGTCACGGCATAAGTACGCAAATGCTGCATGACCAGTAACGAAGTTTTTATGTGGAGCTTTAGCGAATTGATCTTCATATTTTTTGATCATTGCATCTAATTTAGCAACATATTCATTATAGTTCTTTTCATAGTAATCTTTGTTTGCTGGGTCAGCTTTTACAAAAGCATCTTTAATATTTTTCACTTCGATTTTCGCATTTTTCAAAGATAACCATGCATGAGGATCTTCTGCACCATGTTCTTTAATTTCTTCAGGATCAGTATTTTTGATAGCTTCTACGCCATCTGTAGCAACAACAGTGATGAGTTTGCTATTTTTAGCCGCATCAATTGCTTGTTGTGCCCAAGGTTCCATACCAAAACCGTTGTAAACGAATACTTGAGCTGTTGCCAATTGTTTCATATTTTCAGGTTTCAACTCGAAATCATGTGGCTCTACGCCATCTGGAATAATAGTAGATACCTCTACCTTGTCACCACCAATAGCCTTTGCAAATTCAGCCATTGCGTTAAAACTTGTTACCACTTGGATCTTCTTACCTGCTTGTTCCTTTGGTGCATCATTGCCACAGCCTGCAAATAATGCAGCCATCATGATGCCTAT is part of the Veillonella sp. genome and encodes:
- the fic gene encoding protein adenylyltransferase Fic, whose product is MVITNRLGITDSPTLAREEERISKKAATTLFEENLLNDMPSGTWTTLQRIHTILFQDIYDFAGALRTVNIAKGNFRFVPVMYLAEAVKTIEDMPQSTFDEIVEKYVEMNVAHPFREGNGRSMRLWLDHMLCSELQKTIDWSQVDKEQYLSAMERSPVNDLEIKAILAKALTSDINNRELFMKGLDHSYYFEGYQLFKSEDL
- a CDS encoding metal ABC transporter substrate-binding protein encodes the protein MVKKLVLLMIGIMMAALFAGCGNDAPKEQAGKKIQVVTSFNAMAEFAKAIGGDKVEVSTIIPDGVEPHDFELKPENMKQLATAQVFVYNGFGMEPWAQQAIDAAKNSKLITVVATDGVEAIKNTDPEEIKEHGAEDPHAWLSLKNAKIEVKNIKDAFVKADPANKDYYEKNYNEYVAKLDAMIKKYEDQFAKAPHKNFVTGHAAFAYLCRDFGLEQNSVEDVFAEGEPNAAQLAELIKYCKENNITTIFAEEMASPEVSKTLASEVGAKVETIYTIESNEDNKTYLERMDENLTKIAASLQ